The sequence below is a genomic window from Methylotuvimicrobium sp. KM2.
GAATCCCGCTGATGGTCAAGGGCAATGCGCCATTTCCCAAAACTACGGTTGTTGACGATGCTACCGTATTGGCTTGTTGCTGACGCCGAGTTTGCTCCAACAGTGCTTCGACTTCGCGTTGGCTATAGCGAGGCATGATGTATTTCGGGCAATTCCAGTCGAAGGCTTCGACGCGAATGACGATGCCGCGCTCGACTGGGGCGCGAAAGTCCGGCAATTCCAGTCTTGCCAGCAATTCCGGCGCGTCTCGTTCATTCACCACCCGCGCTCGCCCCCAGATTTTCAAGCGTTGCCGTCCCGGATAGTCCATCAGCAGCAAGCTGACCCGATCGTCGCCGCGTAAATTGCCGACCGAAAGGTACTGACGGTTGCCGCTGAAATCGGCATAGCCGAGGGTTTGCTCATCCAATACTTTCAAGAAACCTGTCGGTCCGCCGCGGTGCTGGACATAGGGCCAACCGGATTGGCTCACGGTGGCTTGATAAAAGCTATCGCGTTCGGCAATAAAGGTTTGTTCGAACTCGCCCAACGCTACCGTTTCGGCATCGCCGAGTTCGGCCGTCCGATACGCCGAGCGGCTACCCATTTCGGCTTGTACTGCCTTGACATCGGGGGTGAAACTGATTTTGGCAAAAGCACGGGCCATGATTGAATACCTCCTGCAG
It includes:
- a CDS encoding pyridoxamine 5'-phosphate oxidase family protein produces the protein MARAFAKISFTPDVKAVQAEMGSRSAYRTAELGDAETVALGEFEQTFIAERDSFYQATVSQSGWPYVQHRGGPTGFLKVLDEQTLGYADFSGNRQYLSVGNLRGDDRVSLLLMDYPGRQRLKIWGRARVVNERDAPELLARLELPDFRAPVERGIVIRVEAFDWNCPKYIMPRYSQREVEALLEQTRRQQQANTVASSTTVVLGNGALPLTISGIRQLTQRIRAYELCHADGEQLPAYQSGAHLRVPIALPNGTVTSRAYSLTDAPDERDCYRIAVLRVEDGDGGSLELHDGWQLGTRINIELPENYFPLHESDQPALLIAGGIGITSIKAMVETLAARDTAFQLHYTGRRWQDMAFIKDLQRQFPDRCQFYFSQVQNPSRLDVPVLLGNATADTVIYVCGPTRLIDSVRQTARQLGIADERVQFESFN